Proteins encoded within one genomic window of Mesobacillus subterraneus:
- the glmS gene encoding glutamine--fructose-6-phosphate transaminase (isomerizing) yields the protein MCGIVGYIGNNDSKEILLKGLEKLEYRGYDSAGIAVMNEKGVHVFKEKGRIADLRNAVDNGVMANAGISHTRWATHGPPSKVNAHPHQSSTGRLTLVHNGVIENYDLLKRQYLQYVELKSETDTEIIVQLIELFVKEGLSLEEAFRKTLTLLHGSYALALIDEQNEDTIFVAKNKSPLLVGLGDGFNVVASDAMAMIQVTNQYVELMDKEMVIVTKDEVTIKNLEGEVVSRAPYTAELDASDIEKGTYPHYMLKEIDEQPLVMRKIIQNYQDGEGALEIDSDIVKAMKDADRIYIIAAGTSYHAGLVGKQFIEKLAKIPVEVHISSEFGYNMPLLSEKPLFIFISQSGETADSRQVLVQVKEMGYKALTITNVPGSTLSREADYTLLLHAGPEIAVASTKAYTAQLAVLAILAEVTARGISHEVDFDLVQELGIVATAMEALCDDKEEFESIAREYLTVTRNAFFIGRGIDFYVGLEGALKLKEISYIQAEGFAGGELKHGTIALIEEGTPVIALATQGFVNLSIRGNVKEVAARGANPCIISMSGLETDEDRFVIPEVHSLLTPLISVIPLQLISYYAALHRDCDVDKPRNLAKSVTVE from the coding sequence ATGTGTGGAATCGTTGGATATATCGGAAATAACGACTCGAAAGAGATTTTATTAAAAGGTCTGGAAAAGCTTGAGTATAGAGGGTATGACTCTGCGGGGATCGCGGTCATGAACGAAAAGGGAGTTCACGTTTTCAAGGAAAAAGGACGCATTGCGGATCTTCGCAATGCAGTGGACAACGGTGTCATGGCGAATGCTGGTATTAGCCATACTCGCTGGGCGACTCACGGTCCTCCAAGTAAGGTGAACGCTCACCCTCACCAGAGCTCAACAGGCAGACTGACTCTTGTCCACAATGGTGTAATCGAAAACTACGATCTATTGAAGCGCCAGTACTTGCAGTATGTTGAATTGAAAAGTGAAACAGATACTGAAATTATCGTCCAGTTAATCGAACTGTTCGTAAAAGAAGGTCTGAGCTTAGAAGAAGCGTTCCGTAAGACGCTGACACTTTTACATGGTTCATACGCACTTGCCCTTATAGATGAGCAAAATGAAGACACAATTTTTGTGGCGAAAAACAAGAGTCCTCTTCTTGTCGGCCTTGGCGATGGCTTCAATGTTGTTGCCAGTGACGCAATGGCAATGATCCAGGTAACAAACCAATATGTTGAACTGATGGACAAGGAAATGGTCATTGTCACGAAAGATGAAGTGACAATCAAGAACCTTGAAGGAGAAGTAGTTTCACGCGCTCCTTACACTGCAGAGCTTGATGCAAGCGACATTGAAAAGGGAACATACCCGCACTATATGCTCAAGGAAATCGACGAGCAGCCGCTTGTGATGCGTAAAATCATCCAGAACTATCAGGATGGCGAAGGCGCACTTGAAATCGACTCTGACATCGTTAAGGCGATGAAAGATGCAGACCGCATTTACATCATTGCTGCGGGTACTTCCTATCATGCAGGACTTGTCGGCAAGCAGTTCATCGAAAAATTGGCGAAGATTCCTGTTGAAGTCCATATCTCAAGTGAGTTCGGCTACAACATGCCGCTACTATCTGAAAAGCCATTGTTCATCTTCATTTCCCAGAGCGGAGAAACTGCGGACAGTCGCCAGGTTCTTGTTCAGGTGAAGGAAATGGGCTATAAAGCATTGACGATTACGAATGTACCTGGTTCAACGCTTTCCCGTGAAGCAGATTACACACTTCTTCTTCATGCTGGGCCGGAAATTGCGGTTGCTTCAACAAAAGCATATACTGCACAGCTTGCGGTCCTGGCAATTTTAGCGGAAGTAACAGCTCGCGGAATCAGCCACGAAGTAGACTTTGATCTTGTACAGGAACTGGGAATCGTGGCGACAGCTATGGAAGCTCTTTGTGATGACAAAGAGGAATTCGAAAGCATCGCGCGTGAATACCTGACTGTGACAAGAAACGCATTCTTCATCGGACGCGGAATCGACTTCTACGTAGGACTTGAAGGCGCGTTGAAGCTTAAAGAAATTTCGTACATCCAGGCTGAAGGCTTTGCCGGCGGAGAACTGAAGCATGGAACAATTGCTTTGATCGAAGAAGGCACACCAGTAATCGCTCTTGCAACACAAGGATTTGTAAACCTGAGCATCCGTGGAAACGTTAAAGAAGTCGCTGCCCGCGGAGCAAACCCGTGCATCATTTCCATGAGTGGACTGGAAACAGACGAAGACCGCTTCGTCATCCCAGAAGTGCACAGCCTATTAACACCTCTTATCTCAGTAATCCCGCTGCAGTTGATCTCATACTACGCAGCGCTGCACCGCGACTGTGACGTTGATAAGCCACGTAACCTGGCTAAATCTGTTACGGTTGAATAA
- the glmM gene encoding phosphoglucosamine mutase: MGKYFGTDGVRGVANSELTPELAFKLGRFGGYVLTKEHDRPKVLIGRDTRISGHMLEGALVAGLLSIGAEVMRLGVISTPGVSYLTKALGAQAGVMISASHNPVADNGIKFFGPDGYKLSDDQENEIEQLMDLEVDQLPRPVGANLGQVNDYFEGGQKYLQYLKQSIDEEFTGLHIALDCAHGATSSLATHLFADLDADTSTMGASPNGLNINDGVGSTHPEALAAFVKEKGADLGLAFDGDGDRLIAIDEKGNIVDGDQIMYICGKFLKERGQLKQGTVVSTVMSNLGFYKGLEEHGVQSVQTAVGDRYVVEEMKKNGYNLGGEQSGHIIFLDYNTTGDGLLTGLQLANIMNATNKPLSELAGEMKKYPQVLVNIRVTDKHHVTDNEKVKAVIEQVEAEMNGNGRILVRPSGTEPLVRVMAEAATAELCEEYVRRIAVVVEEEMGLKE; this comes from the coding sequence ATGGGTAAATATTTCGGTACAGATGGAGTACGTGGTGTTGCGAACAGCGAATTAACACCAGAATTAGCCTTTAAGCTTGGCCGCTTTGGAGGCTATGTCCTTACAAAGGAACATGATCGCCCTAAAGTTTTAATTGGAAGGGACACTCGTATTTCTGGACATATGCTTGAAGGAGCACTAGTTGCCGGTCTATTATCGATTGGAGCGGAAGTCATGAGGCTCGGCGTCATCTCCACTCCAGGGGTATCGTATTTGACAAAGGCCCTTGGCGCGCAGGCTGGAGTCATGATTTCTGCCTCTCACAATCCAGTTGCGGATAATGGCATCAAATTCTTTGGCCCGGACGGATATAAGCTATCTGATGATCAAGAGAATGAAATCGAGCAATTGATGGATTTGGAAGTGGATCAGCTTCCTCGTCCTGTAGGAGCTAATCTTGGCCAGGTGAATGATTACTTTGAAGGCGGACAAAAGTACCTTCAGTATCTAAAGCAATCTATAGATGAAGAGTTCACGGGGCTGCATATCGCGCTTGACTGTGCACATGGAGCAACCTCCTCATTGGCAACGCACTTGTTCGCTGACCTTGATGCGGATACTTCCACAATGGGCGCATCGCCTAACGGGTTGAATATCAATGATGGTGTTGGATCAACTCATCCTGAAGCACTTGCAGCATTCGTTAAAGAAAAGGGTGCAGATCTTGGGCTTGCGTTTGATGGAGATGGCGACCGCCTGATTGCGATTGATGAAAAGGGGAACATCGTTGATGGCGACCAAATCATGTACATTTGCGGCAAGTTCTTGAAGGAAAGAGGCCAGCTGAAGCAGGGTACAGTTGTTTCTACCGTAATGAGCAACCTTGGTTTTTACAAAGGCCTGGAAGAGCACGGGGTCCAAAGTGTTCAGACTGCGGTTGGCGACCGCTATGTAGTTGAAGAAATGAAGAAGAATGGTTACAACCTTGGCGGAGAGCAGTCAGGGCATATCATCTTCCTTGATTACAACACAACAGGTGACGGCTTGCTAACAGGTCTTCAGCTAGCCAATATCATGAACGCTACGAACAAGCCGCTTTCTGAACTGGCTGGAGAAATGAAGAAATACCCTCAGGTCCTCGTGAATATCCGGGTGACTGATAAGCATCATGTAACAGATAATGAAAAGGTAAAAGCTGTGATTGAACAGGTTGAGGCGGAAATGAACGGCAATGGCCGCATCCTTGTTCGTCCATCGGGCACGGAGCCATTGGTACGTGTCATGGCAGAAGCAGCAACGGCAGAGCTTTGTGAAGAATATGTAAGAAGAATTGCTGTGGTAGTTGAAGAAGAAATGGGATTAAAAGAATAG
- a CDS encoding CdaR family protein, which yields MDKWMDNPWFIKVVALVLAVLLFGSVPKNDPDKPSDVNVPSDEKVETIEEVPVKRIYDTDTLVVSGVPETVSITLQGPKNLVQQAKTLRNFEVFVDLTDAELGNQRVPITIKDVSDRLTVTIEPGYANVSIQEKVTKEFKVEAEFSGNIVEEGYLAEKPAVKPNKVKITGAKDVVDKITFVKATVNSSGKISETITREASVLALDKDMNKLNVIVDPQVVEVTIPIKSSSKMVPINIVRKGTPPSGVTIDSITLETKEAEIIADPSVLEKFDNVRVEVDVSKVDEDTEITLPVIIGEGIVKISPETVKVALKVTKASEKRISNVPIDIGGIDEGYEVDFLDPENGQTILTISGPVKLFHPCHLMILRF from the coding sequence ATGGATAAATGGATGGATAATCCCTGGTTCATAAAAGTAGTTGCCCTGGTTCTTGCCGTCCTGCTCTTTGGGTCTGTACCTAAAAACGATCCAGATAAGCCTAGTGATGTGAATGTGCCTTCAGATGAAAAGGTGGAGACGATTGAAGAAGTGCCAGTAAAAAGGATTTATGATACAGACACCCTGGTAGTATCTGGTGTTCCTGAAACTGTTTCAATCACGCTGCAGGGACCGAAAAACCTTGTTCAGCAGGCGAAAACTCTAAGGAATTTCGAAGTGTTCGTAGATTTGACAGATGCGGAACTCGGAAATCAGCGAGTCCCAATTACGATTAAAGATGTCTCGGATCGCCTGACCGTTACTATTGAACCTGGTTATGCGAATGTTTCCATCCAGGAGAAGGTAACGAAAGAATTCAAGGTGGAGGCTGAGTTCAGCGGTAATATAGTTGAGGAAGGCTATCTAGCTGAGAAGCCAGCGGTCAAGCCTAATAAAGTCAAAATTACAGGGGCTAAAGATGTAGTTGATAAAATCACCTTTGTCAAAGCTACTGTCAATTCATCAGGAAAGATATCAGAAACAATCACAAGAGAAGCAAGCGTGCTTGCTCTGGATAAAGATATGAACAAGCTTAATGTCATCGTGGACCCTCAAGTTGTCGAGGTAACCATTCCGATTAAAAGCTCAAGTAAGATGGTACCTATTAATATTGTACGGAAAGGGACTCCTCCAAGTGGAGTCACAATCGATTCAATAACGTTGGAAACGAAGGAAGCGGAGATTATTGCTGACCCAAGCGTTCTCGAGAAATTTGATAATGTCAGGGTAGAAGTGGATGTTAGTAAGGTTGACGAGGATACGGAGATCACTCTCCCAGTAATCATTGGTGAAGGAATTGTCAAGATATCACCTGAAACGGTAAAAGTGGCCTTGAAAGTTACAAAGGCTTCCGAAAAAAGGATCTCCAATGTCCCTATAGATATCGGTGGGATAGATGAGGGGTATGAAGTCGATTTCCTTGATCCTGAAAACGGTCAGACGATTCTAACCATTTCTGGGCCAGTGAAATTGTTTCATCCCTGTCATCTGATGATTTTAAGATTCTGA
- the sigW gene encoding RNA polymerase sigma factor SigW — translation METIVKHRIKQVIKGDQNAYGEIVEVYKDKVFQLCYRMLGNRHEAEDISQEAFIRAYININSFNQNLKFSTWLYRIATNLCIDRIRKKKPDYFLDAEVPGTEGLTMYSQVPSETRLPEDEVESIELQDAIQKEISKLPDKYRSVIVLKYIEELSLNEISEILDLPLGTVKTRIHRGREALRQQLRHV, via the coding sequence ATGGAGACAATTGTAAAACACAGAATAAAACAGGTAATCAAGGGAGACCAGAATGCCTATGGAGAGATTGTTGAGGTATACAAGGACAAGGTGTTCCAGCTTTGCTACCGTATGCTTGGGAATCGGCATGAGGCAGAGGATATTTCACAAGAAGCTTTTATCCGTGCATATATCAATATCAACAGCTTCAATCAAAACTTGAAGTTTTCAACATGGCTTTATAGAATTGCCACAAATCTATGTATTGACCGGATTCGCAAAAAGAAACCAGATTACTTTCTGGATGCGGAAGTGCCCGGAACAGAGGGCCTAACCATGTACTCTCAGGTCCCATCTGAAACGCGTTTGCCAGAGGATGAGGTTGAAAGTATCGAATTGCAGGATGCGATTCAAAAAGAAATTTCAAAACTACCCGATAAATACAGGTCGGTCATCGTATTAAAGTATATTGAAGAACTCAGCCTGAATGAGATCAGTGAAATACTGGATTTGCCTCTTGGCACAGTGAAGACGAGAATCCATCGAGGAAGAGAAGCCTTAAGGCAACAGTTGCGACACGTATAA
- a CDS encoding Spo0E family sporulation regulatory protein-aspartic acid phosphatase has protein sequence MNYILLKARKQLMCAETLLKDIENCRKEMVELAAKTSLSNQRVVDISTKLDHLLNKYYHLSSKNSFLY, from the coding sequence ATGAACTATATTTTATTGAAGGCGAGGAAACAATTAATGTGTGCAGAAACGTTGTTGAAGGATATTGAGAATTGCCGTAAAGAGATGGTTGAATTAGCTGCAAAAACCTCGCTGTCAAATCAACGGGTTGTCGACATCAGTACTAAACTCGACCATTTACTAAATAAATATTATCACTTATCATCCAAAAATTCATTTCTATATTAA
- the rocF gene encoding arginase gives MKKLSIIGMPMDLGQMRRGVDMGPSAIRYAGINERLRVLFDEIEDLGDIAVGRPEVKIDPNSNLRNLELVAEKNALLADEVDRIIDSGSFPLVLGGDHSIAIGTLTGVSKHYKNLGVIWYDAHGDLNTADTSPSGNIHGMPLAASLGLGHEMLTQLGGFSPKVKPENIVIIGARSLDEGEKDLIKEMGIKVFTMHEIDRLGMATVIEETVNYLKDKTDGVHLSLDLDGLDPTDAPGVGTPVIGGISYRESHLAMEMLAEAKIITSAEFVEVNPILDEKNKTAVAAVALMGSLFGEKLL, from the coding sequence ATGAAGAAACTTTCGATTATTGGCATGCCGATGGATTTGGGGCAGATGAGAAGGGGAGTCGACATGGGCCCAAGTGCGATCCGTTATGCTGGAATAAATGAACGATTGAGAGTGTTATTTGATGAGATAGAGGATTTGGGAGATATAGCCGTTGGAAGACCAGAGGTAAAGATTGATCCTAACAGCAATCTTCGCAATCTGGAGCTTGTAGCAGAGAAAAATGCTTTGCTTGCTGATGAGGTAGACAGGATTATTGATTCTGGATCATTCCCACTTGTATTAGGAGGAGACCACAGTATTGCGATTGGCACTTTGACTGGTGTATCTAAGCACTATAAAAATCTGGGTGTGATTTGGTATGATGCACATGGTGACCTGAATACAGCAGATACTTCACCATCTGGGAACATCCACGGAATGCCGCTTGCTGCCAGCCTTGGGTTGGGACATGAAATGTTAACTCAATTAGGTGGATTTTCACCAAAGGTAAAACCGGAAAACATAGTCATCATCGGGGCACGTTCATTGGATGAGGGGGAGAAGGACCTAATCAAGGAAATGGGCATTAAAGTGTTTACAATGCACGAGATCGATCGTCTCGGAATGGCCACGGTCATTGAGGAAACAGTCAATTACCTGAAAGATAAGACAGATGGCGTCCATCTTTCACTTGATTTGGATGGGCTGGACCCAACAGATGCTCCTGGCGTCGGTACCCCGGTAATCGGAGGGATCAGTTACCGTGAGAGCCATCTGGCAATGGAGATGCTGGCTGAGGCAAAAATCATCACTTCAGCTGAATTCGTCGAAGTAAATCCTATACTTGATGAAAAGAATAAGACAGCTGTCGCAGCAGTAGCGTTGATGGGTTCTTTATTTGGAGAGAAACTTTTGTAA
- the pdaB gene encoding polysaccharide deacetylase family sporulation protein PdaB, producing MNFFYVMNAKSIKTAFVIVIAAFFTAWFFYMENMVQLPAFSAKDGPKAIYKSEKDLALTFNIGWGDEKAEPILDVLKKEKAGAVTFFLSGSWAERHPDLVNRMVKDGYEIGMLGYEYKDYTDLEEDKIRRDILKAQEAFKKLNVKNIELLRAPTGHFDQRTLKIAERLGITVVHWSLDTKDWTNPGTEVIAKNASKAKKGDILLMHASDSAKQTAEALPLVLKDIRSKNLKMVTVSEMIANGDSKSTEIK from the coding sequence ATGAATTTCTTTTATGTTATGAATGCTAAGTCGATTAAAACAGCTTTTGTCATCGTGATAGCAGCCTTTTTTACAGCTTGGTTCTTTTACATGGAAAACATGGTACAACTCCCTGCTTTTTCAGCAAAAGACGGTCCTAAAGCCATTTATAAAAGCGAAAAGGATTTAGCTTTGACCTTTAATATTGGCTGGGGCGATGAAAAAGCGGAACCGATTCTTGACGTTTTAAAGAAAGAGAAAGCAGGAGCTGTCACCTTTTTCTTGTCAGGATCCTGGGCGGAAAGACATCCTGACCTGGTGAACCGGATGGTGAAAGATGGGTATGAAATTGGCATGCTTGGATATGAGTATAAGGATTATACCGATTTAGAGGAAGATAAAATCAGGCGTGATATCCTGAAAGCTCAGGAGGCTTTTAAAAAGCTTAATGTGAAGAATATCGAGCTGCTGCGAGCCCCTACAGGTCATTTTGACCAACGCACCTTAAAAATTGCCGAGCGGCTCGGGATTACAGTGGTCCACTGGAGTTTGGATACAAAGGATTGGACCAATCCTGGCACTGAGGTCATTGCCAAGAATGCTTCAAAGGCAAAGAAGGGTGATATCCTATTGATGCATGCTTCTGATTCAGCGAAACAAACAGCGGAAGCACTGCCTCTGGTGTTAAAGGATATCAGGTCAAAGAATCTGAAGATGGTCACAGTTTCAGAAATGATCGCCAATGGTGACTCTAAATCAACTGAAATAAAATAA
- a CDS encoding KinB-signaling pathway activation protein: MTSRNWVHLFLTTLVVGAVTTAVVGFIVRWNEFQQLLSDFNILEFLSILVWLMGVGLIFSILSQMGFFAYLTVHRFGLGIFKSLWNAVQVLLIVFVLFDLVYLRYDVFAESGESIMSYIVLAAIVLVAGLTVAFMKVKQTNNEAFIPALFFMVVVTVIEWVPVLRVNEHSWLYLMLFPLLACNAYQLLVLHKLNQKSLEERKALEKKAKPKANEKAQKKPSNA, encoded by the coding sequence GTGACAAGCCGTAATTGGGTACACTTATTTCTCACCACGCTGGTTGTAGGAGCAGTGACAACTGCTGTGGTTGGTTTTATTGTCCGCTGGAATGAATTCCAGCAGCTGTTAAGTGATTTCAACATTCTAGAGTTCCTTTCAATTTTAGTATGGCTAATGGGTGTGGGTCTTATATTTAGTATTCTTAGCCAAATGGGTTTCTTTGCTTATTTAACCGTCCATCGTTTTGGTCTTGGAATTTTCAAATCTTTATGGAATGCCGTACAGGTCCTGTTGATAGTCTTTGTATTGTTTGACCTCGTCTATCTGCGTTATGACGTATTTGCGGAAAGCGGCGAGAGCATCATGTCTTATATAGTCCTCGCGGCAATCGTCCTGGTCGCTGGGTTGACTGTGGCGTTCATGAAAGTTAAACAAACAAATAACGAAGCATTTATTCCAGCATTGTTCTTCATGGTGGTCGTAACAGTGATCGAATGGGTGCCGGTACTTCGAGTGAACGAGCACAGCTGGCTTTATCTCATGCTATTTCCATTGTTGGCATGTAATGCCTACCAGCTGCTGGTATTGCATAAGCTTAACCAGAAATCATTGGAAGAGCGCAAAGCTCTCGAAAAAAAGGCTAAACCAAAAGCGAATGAAAAAGCACAAAAAAAACCGTCCAACGCATAG
- the gerD gene encoding spore germination lipoprotein GerD — translation MKKIIKFILPATFLLLAAGCASPAQSAGEVDYEETKKMVVDILKTDDGKKAIQEVMGDDGMKEKLIMDQPVVIDTVEKTMTSEKGMEFWKKSFEDPKFAESVAKSMKKENEKLLKDLMKDPEYKGMMIEVMKDPELEKELTNVLKSKEYREHLQKVMTETFESPLFKAKLQALIVKAAEDMPTQKSEGGSEEGGGGSGGGNEEGGGSGGQ, via the coding sequence ATGAAAAAGATTATAAAATTTATACTCCCTGCAACCTTTTTACTTTTAGCTGCCGGCTGTGCTTCTCCAGCCCAGTCAGCAGGGGAAGTCGATTATGAAGAAACAAAGAAAATGGTTGTCGACATCCTGAAGACTGACGATGGAAAAAAAGCGATTCAGGAAGTCATGGGTGACGATGGCATGAAGGAAAAGTTAATAATGGACCAGCCGGTCGTAATTGATACAGTCGAAAAGACAATGACCTCCGAAAAAGGCATGGAGTTTTGGAAAAAATCCTTCGAGGATCCAAAGTTCGCTGAGAGCGTCGCAAAAAGCATGAAGAAGGAAAATGAAAAACTGTTGAAGGACCTCATGAAAGATCCTGAGTACAAGGGCATGATGATTGAAGTCATGAAGGATCCTGAACTTGAAAAGGAATTAACTAACGTCCTTAAAAGCAAAGAATACCGTGAACATTTACAAAAGGTCATGACAGAAACCTTTGAGAGCCCATTATTCAAAGCGAAGCTGCAGGCATTGATCGTAAAAGCCGCTGAGGACATGCCAACCCAAAAGTCTGAAGGCGGTTCTGAGGAAGGCGGCGGTGGTTCCGGCGGCGGCAATGAAGAAGGCGGTGGCTCTGGAGGTCAATAA
- a CDS encoding P-loop NTPase, which produces MLTEAKVRESLKDLKEPFLHKTLEEINAIEEIKIKEEKNHVSVKIGIAKTGTAEQLQLQTEIVNILKSAGAASVGLRFFELPAEVLSKFQTAAPEEEEGLLSPNSQTTFIAIASGKGGVGKSTVSVNLAVSLARLGKKVGLVDADIYGFSVPDMMGITKRPVVRGESIIPVERHGVKVISMGFFVEDNAPIIWRGPMLGKMLNSFFNEVEWGELDYLLLDLPPGTGDVALDVHTMLPSCKEIIVTTPHPTAAFVAARAGAMALRTDHEILGVIENMSYFESKLTEEKEYVFGQGGGEKLADELNTQLLGKLPLGQPTWNEEDFAPSIYQEDDKIGALYTNIAQQVVQMLGK; this is translated from the coding sequence ATGTTAACTGAAGCTAAGGTACGCGAAAGTTTAAAAGACCTTAAGGAACCATTTTTACATAAAACACTCGAAGAGATAAATGCAATTGAAGAGATCAAGATTAAAGAAGAGAAGAACCATGTAAGCGTTAAAATTGGTATCGCAAAAACTGGTACTGCAGAACAACTGCAGCTGCAAACGGAAATTGTCAATATTTTAAAAAGCGCTGGAGCGGCATCTGTAGGATTGCGTTTCTTTGAATTGCCTGCCGAAGTTCTATCAAAATTCCAGACAGCGGCTCCTGAAGAAGAGGAAGGCTTGCTGTCTCCAAATAGCCAAACAACATTCATCGCGATTGCAAGCGGAAAAGGAGGAGTAGGTAAATCTACTGTTTCTGTTAACCTTGCTGTCTCACTAGCTCGTTTAGGGAAAAAAGTAGGACTTGTTGATGCTGACATCTACGGTTTCAGTGTTCCTGATATGATGGGCATCACAAAGCGTCCTGTCGTAAGAGGAGAAAGCATCATTCCGGTTGAAAGACACGGAGTAAAGGTCATCTCTATGGGATTCTTTGTGGAGGATAATGCACCGATCATCTGGCGCGGACCAATGCTTGGCAAAATGCTGAACAGCTTCTTCAATGAGGTCGAGTGGGGAGAACTTGATTATCTTCTGTTAGACTTGCCTCCTGGAACAGGGGATGTGGCTCTGGATGTACACACCATGCTGCCATCATGTAAAGAAATCATCGTCACCACTCCGCATCCGACAGCGGCATTCGTTGCTGCGCGTGCAGGTGCGATGGCTCTTCGTACAGATCATGAAATCCTCGGTGTCATTGAAAACATGTCTTACTTTGAAAGTAAGCTGACTGAGGAAAAAGAATATGTCTTTGGACAAGGCGGCGGTGAAAAGCTGGCTGACGAGCTTAATACTCAGCTGTTAGGCAAACTGCCATTAGGACAGCCAACATGGAATGAAGAAGACTTTGCACCATCCATTTATCAGGAAGACGATAAGATTGGCGCACTATACACAAATATTGCCCAGCAAGTTGTCCAAATGCTTGGAAAGTAA
- the cwlD gene encoding N-acetylmuramoyl-L-alanine amidase CwlD: MMKKLKIGLFAAGLAVLFLILQYDFTEHDSWESWNLPLSGKIIYLDPGHGGVDPGAGEEEPFEKDIALNVTLKLRDYLQQQGALVVMTRETDVDLADKGLKGYSKRKVQDLKRRLDLINDSEADFFATIHLNAIPSSKWKGAQTFYSTNYKENKRAAKLIQDEMRRNLENTDRDAKAANSIYLLKHTNKPGVLVEIGFLSNPQEAENLKNEAYQEKVAASIYEGMLRYFTDEQKFWEK; encoded by the coding sequence ATGATGAAGAAACTCAAGATAGGATTATTTGCAGCCGGCCTTGCTGTGCTGTTCCTTATATTGCAGTATGATTTTACTGAACATGACTCCTGGGAATCCTGGAACCTGCCGCTTTCAGGAAAAATCATTTATTTAGACCCAGGACATGGAGGGGTCGACCCGGGGGCAGGAGAAGAGGAACCCTTTGAAAAAGATATCGCGCTTAACGTTACCTTGAAATTACGGGATTACCTGCAACAACAGGGTGCCCTTGTTGTCATGACCCGTGAGACAGATGTCGACCTCGCGGATAAAGGACTCAAAGGCTACAGCAAGCGGAAGGTGCAGGACTTAAAAAGGCGGCTGGATTTGATAAATGATTCTGAAGCAGATTTTTTTGCAACGATACACTTGAACGCGATCCCATCCTCCAAATGGAAAGGGGCGCAAACATTCTACTCTACGAATTATAAAGAGAACAAACGAGCAGCGAAACTTATCCAGGATGAAATGCGCCGCAATCTGGAAAACACTGATCGCGATGCAAAGGCTGCGAACAGTATCTATTTATTGAAGCATACAAATAAACCTGGGGTACTGGTCGAGATAGGGTTCTTATCCAATCCGCAGGAAGCTGAAAACCTAAAAAATGAGGCTTATCAGGAAAAAGTTGCAGCCTCAATTTATGAAGGCATGCTAAGATACTTTACAGACGAACAGAAATTTTGGGAAAAATAA
- a CDS encoding YbaK family protein, which produces MNVVTTFIDKRKQQQVKYERSMLRELSINILQARVKQYFGSSRLTSNLIMNSGIEEACYDVAIEAYLLGAKFSRFGYFGESIEGVKPRCEKEERHLIDTLYNFFLFWGKGEEGVGSEELYYLCEQYVDSWWREGFMKGEKKYKMRLH; this is translated from the coding sequence TTGAACGTCGTAACGACATTTATAGATAAAAGAAAACAACAACAAGTGAAATACGAGCGGTCCATGCTCCGTGAATTATCAATCAACATCCTGCAAGCCAGGGTGAAACAATATTTTGGCTCATCAAGGCTGACCTCGAATCTCATCATGAATTCAGGAATCGAAGAAGCTTGTTATGATGTAGCGATTGAAGCCTATTTACTCGGTGCAAAGTTCAGCCGTTTTGGATATTTCGGTGAATCGATAGAGGGGGTTAAGCCCCGCTGTGAAAAAGAAGAGCGGCATTTGATAGACACCTTATATAACTTTTTCCTTTTTTGGGGGAAGGGTGAAGAAGGAGTAGGGTCAGAAGAGCTTTATTACTTGTGCGAACAGTATGTTGACAGCTGGTGGAGAGAAGGGTTCATGAAGGGTGAAAAGAAATATAAAATGAGGCTGCATTAG